A genomic segment from Glycine soja cultivar W05 chromosome 18, ASM419377v2, whole genome shotgun sequence encodes:
- the LOC114396170 gene encoding RING-H2 finger protein ATL34-like gives MKVSQYMLLVVLVWHSSLCANAQWNNPINYSPFDETNKGGNYSKVTWSVSLSCVFVSILVFILFKLRACCCCCYSSSSSQRHNTKLVAATEAIEKCPIFEYSTAKELKVGNGAEECSVCLVEFEDSDTIKMLPKCQHVFHQNCIDTWLPSRMTCPICRQKLTSQDTVIDIDDDDVVPMEQLEHDIGTEITESEVAVTDETDTGTVVEQVLV, from the coding sequence ATGAAGGTGAGCCAATATATGCTCCTGGTGGTCCTAGTTTGGCATTCTTCATTATGTGCGAATGCACAGTGGAATAACCCAATAAACTACTCTCCATTCGACGAGACAAACAAAGGTGGAAACTACTCCAAGGTCACATGGAGTGTGTCGCTGTCATGTGTCTTCGTTAGCATCCTggtgtttattttgtttaagcTCCGCgcgtgttgttgttgttgttattcttcttcttcttcccaacGCCATAACACAAAGCTCGTGGCAGCCACAGAAGCTATTGAAAAGTGCCCCATCTTTGAATACTCGACGGCGAAGGAGCTTAAAGTGGGGAATGGGGCAGAGGAGTGCTCGGTGTGCTTGGTCGAGTTCGAAGACTCCGACACCATAAAGATGCTCCCAAAATGCCAACACGTTTTCCACCAGAATTGCATCGATACATGGTTACCCTCTCGCATGACCTGTCCCATTTGTCGCCAGAAACTCACGTCTCAGGATACCGTAATCGacattgatgatgatgatgtcgtCCCAATGGAACAACTAGAACATGATATTGGTACAGAGATTACAGAGTCAGAGGTGGCAGTAACTGATGAAACTGACACTGGCACTGTTGTGGAACAGGTTTTGGTTTGA
- the LOC114395165 gene encoding putative clathrin assembly protein At4g40080 has translation MTKLKELIGIMKDKASQGKAAILSKRATLSLLRATSHDSYAPPTCDHISMLLSSGDGSRATSSAAVHLLTHRLQTTQSSAVALKCLIVVHHVIKRGSFIMRDQLPYSGGGRNYLNLSKFRDKSNPVCWELSSWVRWYAKHVEQLLWASRIVGFLPTEKERVSGLTNGELLRETEALLTVLEGIGNIPDAASMEGNKLVSEIATLVEEDGVATLSEVFVRVNEFRERLAMGCLGFGEVVELVYVLNRLDRCKEILVMVVITEKQRLWDLVRELKVKVEKMEVYREEGKRTLTTHRATKSDRFALTFLNSVDLGRFPSARFL, from the coding sequence ATGACGAAACTGAAAGAGCTGATAGGGATAATGAAGGACAAAGCCTCGCAGGGCAAAGCCGCGATCCTCTCCAAGCGCgccactctctctctcctccGCGCCACCAGCCACGACTCCTACGCCCCTCCCACGTGCGACCACATCTCCATGCTCCTCTCCTCCGGCGACGGCTCACGCGCCACTTCCTCCGCCGCCGTCCACCTTCTCACCCACCGCCTCCAGACCACCCAGAGCTCCGCCGTGGCGCTGAAGTGCCTGATCGTGGTGCACCACGTGATCAAGCGCGGCAGCTTCATCATGAGGGACCAGCTTCCGTACAGCGGCGGCGGCAGGAACTACCTTAACCTCTCCAAATTCAGAGACAAGAGCAACCCCGTGTGCTGGGAACTCTCTTCTTGGGTACGATGGTACGCTAAACACGTGGAACAGCTTCTCTGGGCTTCCAGAATTGTCGGGTTCTTACCGACGGAAAAAGAGAGAGTTTCGGGTCTCACCAACGGGGAGTTATTGAGAGAGACGGAGGCTTTGTTAACGGTTCTTGAAGGGATTGGGAACATACCCGACGCTGCATCCATGGAAGGGAATAAATTAGTTTCTGAAATAGCGACTTTGGTGGAAGAAGATGGGGTTGCAACGTTGAGTGAGGTTTTTGTTAGAGTTAACGAGTTCAGAGAGAGATTGGCCATGGGGTGTCTCGGTTTTGGAGAAGTGGTGGAATTGGTTTACGTGTTGAATAGATTGGACAGGTGTAAAGAGATATTGGTGATGGTGGTGATCACGGAGAAGCAGAGATTGTGGGATTTAGTGAGAGAATTGAAGGTGAAGGTAGAGAAGATGGAGGTGTACAGGGAAGAAGGGAAAAGAACGCTGACAACACACAGGGCAACAAAGTCTGACAGGTTTGCTCTCACGTTTCTCAATTCCGTTGATTTGGGACGGTTTCCCTCTGCAAGGTTCTTGTGA